In Anaeromyxobacter sp., the following proteins share a genomic window:
- a CDS encoding nickel-dependent hydrogenase large subunit — MSQRITIDPITRIEGHLRIDLEVDGGRISKAYSSGTMWRGIEVILQGRDPRDAWVFTQRICGVCTTVHAIASVRSVESALGLEIPLNAQLIRNIIISAHAQHDHIVHFYHLSALDWVDVVSALKADPAKTAALAASISNWPGNSVQALTAVKEKLAGFVKAGQLGPFANGYWGHPAMKLSPEVNLLAVAHYLQALDVQRKANQVVAILGSKTPNIQNLAVGGVANAINLDNPATLNMERLYRVKSLLDEIQAFTTQVYLPDVAAVAGFYPDWFKYGAGVTNYLAVPDMPLDAKATKFDLPGGIIMAGAKDLEKVTGWGKDQAFIGKVTEGVARSYYEGKEARHPWKGETKPNYTGDWKFETEAPEKYSWVKSPRLDGKPVQVGPLAQVLVGFLTGHELTVKYVTAAIKTVKAIHGIDVTPAMLHSTLGRHAARAIRCAMMGELSLKHWGLLAENIGKGDTAIFNAPVFPKGTIEGVGLHEAPRGTLSHWCVIEDGKLKNYQCVVPSTWNAGPRDADGVAGPYEACLVGNPIADPKLPLEALRTIHSFDPCLACAIHTHDADGNEVSQVKVGA, encoded by the coding sequence ATGAGCCAGCGCATCACCATCGACCCCATCACCCGCATCGAGGGTCACCTCCGCATCGACCTCGAGGTCGACGGCGGCCGGATCTCCAAGGCCTACTCGTCGGGCACCATGTGGCGCGGCATCGAGGTCATCCTGCAGGGCCGTGACCCGCGCGACGCCTGGGTGTTCACCCAGCGCATCTGCGGCGTCTGCACCACCGTGCACGCCATCGCCTCGGTGCGCTCGGTCGAGAGCGCCCTGGGCCTGGAGATCCCGCTCAACGCCCAGCTGATCCGCAACATCATCATCTCGGCGCACGCCCAGCACGATCACATCGTCCACTTCTACCACCTGTCCGCGCTGGACTGGGTCGACGTGGTCTCCGCGCTCAAGGCCGATCCGGCCAAGACCGCCGCCCTGGCCGCCAGCATCTCCAACTGGCCGGGCAACTCGGTGCAGGCGCTCACCGCGGTGAAGGAGAAGCTGGCCGGCTTCGTCAAGGCCGGGCAGCTGGGCCCCTTCGCCAACGGCTACTGGGGCCACCCGGCCATGAAGCTCTCGCCCGAGGTGAACCTGCTGGCGGTGGCGCACTACCTCCAGGCGCTCGACGTGCAGCGCAAGGCCAACCAGGTGGTGGCCATCCTGGGCTCCAAGACGCCCAACATCCAGAACCTGGCGGTGGGCGGCGTCGCCAACGCCATCAACCTGGACAACCCGGCCACCCTCAACATGGAGCGGCTGTACCGGGTCAAGAGCCTGCTCGACGAAATCCAGGCCTTCACCACCCAGGTCTACCTGCCCGACGTGGCGGCGGTGGCCGGCTTCTACCCGGACTGGTTCAAGTACGGCGCCGGCGTCACCAACTACCTGGCCGTGCCGGACATGCCGCTGGACGCCAAGGCCACCAAGTTCGACCTGCCCGGCGGCATCATCATGGCCGGCGCCAAGGACCTGGAGAAGGTCACCGGCTGGGGCAAGGACCAGGCCTTCATCGGCAAGGTCACCGAGGGCGTGGCCCGCAGCTACTACGAGGGCAAGGAGGCCCGCCACCCGTGGAAGGGCGAGACCAAGCCCAACTACACCGGTGACTGGAAGTTCGAGACCGAGGCGCCCGAGAAGTACAGCTGGGTCAAGTCGCCCCGCCTCGACGGCAAGCCGGTGCAGGTGGGCCCGCTGGCCCAGGTGCTGGTCGGCTTCCTGACCGGCCACGAGCTGACGGTGAAGTACGTCACCGCCGCCATCAAGACCGTCAAGGCCATCCACGGCATCGACGTCACCCCGGCCATGCTGCACTCCACGCTGGGCCGCCACGCGGCCCGGGCCATCCGCTGCGCCATGATGGGCGAGCTCTCGCTCAAGCACTGGGGGCTGCTGGCCGAGAACATCGGCAAGGGCGACACGGCCATCTTCAACGCGCCGGTCTTCCCCAAGGGCACCATCGAGGGCGTCGGCCTGCACGAGGCGCCGCGCGGCACCCTGTCCCACTGGTGCGTCATCGAGGACGGCAAGCTCAAGAACTACCAGTGCGTGGTGCCGTCCACCTGGAACGCCGGCCCGCGCGACGCGGACGGCGTGGCCGGCCCGTACGAGGCCTGCCTGGTGGGCAACCCCATCGCCGACCCCAAGCTGCCGCTCGAGGCGCTGCGCACCATCCACTCGTTCGACCCGTGCCTGGCCTGCGCCATCCACACCCACGACGCCGACGGCAACGAGGTCAGCCAGGTGAAGGTGGGGGCGTAA
- a CDS encoding hydrogenase maturation nickel metallochaperone HypA has translation MHEYSLVEALISRVEAEARRRQALGVHGLSVRIGELAGVDPELFQTAYDTFRAGTLCAAAPLTLRFVPASWSCPRCATPIPRGEVLRCQACQEPARLDEGSDALTLDGIDLEVP, from the coding sequence GTGCATGAGTACTCGCTGGTGGAGGCGCTCATCTCGCGCGTCGAGGCCGAGGCCCGGCGGCGCCAGGCGCTGGGGGTGCACGGCCTGTCGGTGCGCATCGGCGAGCTGGCCGGGGTGGACCCGGAGCTCTTCCAGACCGCCTACGACACCTTCCGCGCCGGCACCCTGTGCGCCGCGGCCCCGCTGACCCTGCGCTTCGTGCCGGCCAGCTGGAGCTGCCCGCGCTGCGCCACCCCCATCCCGCGCGGCGAGGTGCTGCGCTGCCAGGCCTGCCAGGAGCCGGCCCGGCTGGACGAGGGCTCCGACGCCCTCACCCTCGACGGCATCGACCTGGAGGTCCCCTGA
- the hypF gene encoding carbamoyltransferase HypF has translation MVVTGTVQGVGFRPFVYRLAHALRLSGRVRNDAGGVTVEAFGPAAALDELARRLRAEHPPAAVVETLLATPLPFEPACAGFRIVASGQAEERRVALPPDLATCPACAAEVADPADRRHRYAFTNCTDCGPRFTIALGVPYDRPATTMAGFTMCPACAAEYADPLDRRFHAQPNACPACGPRLTLTDAAGVPLPGDPLSLAAAALAAGRIVAVKGIGGFHLCCDATSGAAVRTLRVRKRREEKPLAVMVRDLAAAAALAEPTAAEAALLGSVERPIVLCRRRPGAALAAEVAPDGPLVGLMLPYAPLHHLLLAEAGVPLVMTSGNLSEEPIAFEDAEALRRLGGLADLFLLHDRPIASRCDDSVVRVVGGRPLVMRRARGFVPRPVRAARRFRARVLAAGAQLKNTFCLARGDEATLGPHVGDLDDLETYAAYEAAVARLEAFLDLRPEVLACDLHPLYPSTRYARARAAAEGLPLVEVQHHHAHAASALLEHGLTGPVLALCWDGVGLGSDGAAWGGELLLAEAAGFERLATLRPLALAGGDQAVRQPWRLALAALLDAFDGAPPLERLPLFRQVPAAELEVVRRMLRGGVASPLAHGVGRAFDAAGALALGRALARHEGQVALALDGAADPAEAGAYPVELSRAGPLTSLDLRPLWRALTADLLAGAHPGAVSARFHAGLCAGGAALVRDAAARLGRLPVVLTGGCFQNARLAEGITRELSPAFAVYTHSQVPPGDGGLALGQALVADAVTAR, from the coding sequence CTGGTGGTGACCGGCACCGTGCAGGGGGTGGGCTTCCGCCCCTTCGTCTACCGGCTGGCGCACGCGCTGCGGCTCTCCGGCCGGGTCCGCAACGACGCCGGCGGCGTCACCGTGGAGGCCTTCGGCCCGGCCGCCGCGCTCGACGAGCTGGCGCGGCGGCTGCGCGCCGAGCACCCGCCGGCGGCGGTGGTGGAGACTTTGCTGGCCACCCCCCTGCCCTTCGAGCCGGCCTGCGCCGGCTTCCGGATCGTGGCCAGCGGCCAGGCCGAGGAGCGGCGGGTGGCGCTGCCGCCGGACCTGGCCACCTGCCCGGCCTGCGCCGCCGAGGTGGCCGACCCGGCCGACCGGCGGCACCGCTACGCCTTCACCAACTGCACCGACTGCGGGCCGCGCTTCACCATCGCGCTCGGCGTGCCCTACGACCGCCCCGCCACCACCATGGCCGGCTTCACCATGTGCCCGGCCTGCGCCGCCGAGTACGCCGACCCGCTCGACCGCCGCTTCCACGCCCAGCCCAACGCCTGCCCGGCCTGCGGGCCGCGCCTCACCCTCACCGACGCCGCCGGGGTCCCGCTGCCGGGCGACCCGCTCTCGCTGGCCGCGGCGGCGCTGGCCGCCGGCCGGATCGTGGCGGTGAAGGGGATCGGCGGCTTCCACCTGTGCTGCGACGCCACCTCGGGCGCCGCGGTGCGGACGCTGCGGGTCCGCAAGCGGCGCGAGGAGAAGCCGCTGGCGGTGATGGTGCGGGACCTGGCCGCCGCCGCCGCGCTGGCCGAGCCCACCGCGGCCGAGGCGGCCCTGCTCGGCTCGGTGGAGCGCCCCATCGTGCTGTGCCGCCGCCGGCCCGGGGCCGCGCTGGCCGCCGAGGTGGCGCCGGACGGCCCGCTGGTGGGGCTGATGCTCCCCTACGCGCCGCTGCACCACCTGCTGCTGGCCGAGGCCGGCGTGCCGCTGGTGATGACCAGCGGCAACCTCTCCGAGGAGCCCATCGCCTTCGAGGACGCCGAGGCGCTGCGGCGGCTGGGCGGGCTGGCCGACCTGTTCCTGCTGCACGACCGGCCCATCGCCTCGCGCTGCGACGACTCGGTGGTCCGGGTGGTGGGCGGCCGGCCCCTGGTGATGCGGCGGGCCCGCGGCTTCGTGCCCCGCCCGGTGCGCGCCGCCCGGCGCTTCCGGGCCCGGGTGCTGGCGGCCGGCGCCCAGCTCAAGAACACCTTCTGCCTGGCGCGCGGCGACGAGGCCACGCTGGGGCCGCACGTGGGCGACCTGGACGACCTCGAGACCTACGCGGCCTACGAGGCGGCGGTGGCCCGGCTGGAGGCCTTCCTGGACCTGCGCCCGGAGGTGCTGGCCTGCGACCTCCACCCGCTCTACCCCTCCACCCGCTACGCCCGGGCGCGCGCCGCCGCCGAGGGGCTGCCGCTGGTGGAGGTGCAGCACCACCACGCCCACGCCGCCAGCGCCCTGCTGGAGCACGGGCTCACCGGCCCGGTGCTGGCGCTCTGCTGGGACGGGGTCGGGCTGGGCAGCGACGGCGCGGCCTGGGGCGGCGAGCTCCTGCTGGCCGAGGCGGCGGGCTTCGAGCGGCTGGCCACCCTGCGGCCGCTGGCGCTGGCCGGCGGCGACCAGGCGGTGCGCCAGCCGTGGCGCCTGGCGCTGGCGGCCCTGCTCGACGCCTTCGACGGCGCGCCGCCGCTGGAGCGGCTCCCGCTCTTCCGGCAGGTGCCGGCCGCCGAGCTGGAGGTGGTGCGGCGCATGCTGCGGGGCGGCGTGGCCAGCCCGCTGGCCCACGGCGTGGGGCGGGCCTTCGACGCCGCCGGGGCGCTGGCGCTGGGGCGCGCCCTGGCCCGCCACGAGGGCCAGGTGGCGCTGGCCCTGGACGGCGCGGCCGACCCGGCCGAAGCGGGCGCTTACCCCGTCGAGCTCTCCCGCGCCGGCCCGCTCACCTCGCTGGACCTCCGGCCGCTGTGGCGCGCCCTGACCGCCGACCTGCTGGCCGGCGCGCACCCTGGGGCCGTCTCGGCCCGCTTCCACGCCGGGCTCTGCGCCGGGGGGGCGGCGCTGGTGCGCGACGCCGCCGCCCGGCTGGGGCGGCTGCCGGTGGTGCTCACCGGCGGCTGCTTCCAGAACGCCCGGCTGGCCGAGGGGATCACCCGCGAGCTTTCGCCGGCTTTCGCGGTATACACCCACTCCCAAGTGCCCCCCGGCGACGGGGGGCTCGCGCTGGGGCAGGCGCTGGTGGCCGACGCGGTCACGGCGCGCTGA
- the hybB gene encoding Ni/Fe-hydrogenase cytochrome b subunit: protein MAAHVHERPLGGAILTPAFKFLLALCGVWVLLVLVRLVWGLNGPFGYDTLLGVSAQSDGYAWGIWKPLNVVTFTGISAGAFAIGLLTYGFNKGEYHPLVRSAVMAGAMGYTLGGTSIMIDLGRYWNLWVIFVPSWLNWNSVLLEIALCVLAYTLVLWVEVAPSILEKLQASATPATAARAKGILGGLKKVMPFVISLAILLPTMHQSSLGGLFMVAHTKTHPYWHTGWLPALFLMTCLTMGFGAVVVIENLTTIAWGKKLDQALLARVSVVPAYILVAYIVIRVADVFWRFRDPVILARFESMGSPLFYGAFFLLELVLFGVAAAMLFNRKLRENRGTLFGAGLLLLFSGALYRFDTYLVAYQPGAGWKYFPTPLEILFSITLAAIGVTVYVLFVKLFPILSGVEATTAPGGQKSAASH from the coding sequence ATGGCCGCCCACGTGCACGAGAGGCCCCTCGGGGGGGCCATCCTCACCCCCGCGTTCAAGTTCCTCCTGGCGCTGTGCGGCGTCTGGGTGCTGCTGGTGCTGGTCCGCCTGGTCTGGGGGCTCAACGGCCCCTTCGGCTACGACACGCTGCTGGGCGTCTCGGCCCAGAGCGACGGCTACGCCTGGGGCATCTGGAAGCCGCTCAACGTGGTGACCTTCACCGGCATCTCGGCCGGCGCGTTCGCCATCGGGCTGCTCACCTACGGCTTCAACAAGGGTGAGTACCACCCGCTGGTCCGCTCGGCCGTCATGGCCGGCGCCATGGGCTACACCCTGGGCGGCACGTCGATCATGATCGACCTGGGCCGCTACTGGAACCTGTGGGTCATCTTCGTGCCGTCCTGGCTCAACTGGAACTCGGTGCTGCTGGAGATCGCGCTCTGCGTGCTCGCCTACACCCTGGTCCTGTGGGTCGAGGTGGCGCCCAGCATCCTGGAGAAGCTGCAGGCCTCCGCCACCCCCGCCACCGCGGCGCGGGCCAAGGGGATCCTGGGCGGCCTGAAGAAGGTGATGCCGTTCGTCATCTCGCTGGCCATCCTGCTGCCCACCATGCACCAGTCCTCGCTGGGCGGCCTCTTCATGGTGGCCCACACCAAGACCCACCCGTACTGGCACACCGGCTGGCTGCCGGCGCTGTTCCTCATGACCTGCCTGACCATGGGGTTCGGCGCGGTGGTGGTCATCGAGAACCTCACCACCATCGCCTGGGGCAAGAAGCTGGACCAGGCGCTGCTGGCGCGGGTCTCGGTGGTGCCGGCCTACATCCTGGTGGCCTACATCGTCATCCGCGTGGCCGACGTCTTCTGGCGCTTCCGCGACCCGGTGATCCTGGCGCGCTTCGAGTCGATGGGCTCCCCGCTCTTCTACGGGGCCTTCTTCCTGCTGGAGCTGGTCCTGTTCGGGGTGGCCGCCGCCATGCTGTTCAACAGGAAGCTGCGCGAGAACCGCGGCACCCTCTTCGGGGCCGGGCTGCTCCTGCTCTTCAGCGGCGCCCTCTACCGGTTCGACACGTACCTCGTGGCCTACCAGCCCGGGGCGGGCTGGAAGTACTTCCCGACGCCGCTGGAGATCCTCTTCTCCATCACGCTGGCGGCCATCGGCGTCACGGTCTACGTGCTCTTCGTCAAGCTCTTCCCCATCCTGAGTGGCGTCGAGGCGACGACCGCTCCCGGCGGCCAGAAGTCCGCCGCCAGCCACTAA
- a CDS encoding hydrogenase maturation protease — MARITVIGIGNVLEGDDALGPTVVRLFEAAYTVPEDVSVVDGGTPGLDLTAYMAELEALVVVDAMKLKGGAPGQLKVLDKPGILDRGPIIAMSPHEPGLRESIMHAEFQGVAPRVVKLIGVVAGSIDFGCRLTPEVRAALPAAVEQVRLELLALGVPVAPRVPPLEADLWWEKPQHT; from the coding sequence GTGGCTCGCATCACCGTCATCGGCATCGGCAACGTCCTGGAGGGCGACGACGCCCTGGGCCCCACCGTGGTGCGGCTCTTCGAGGCCGCCTACACCGTCCCCGAGGACGTCAGCGTGGTGGACGGCGGGACCCCCGGCCTGGACCTGACGGCCTACATGGCCGAGCTGGAGGCGCTGGTGGTGGTGGACGCCATGAAGCTCAAGGGCGGCGCCCCCGGCCAGCTCAAGGTGCTCGACAAGCCCGGCATCCTGGACCGCGGCCCCATCATCGCCATGAGCCCGCACGAGCCCGGGCTGCGCGAGTCGATCATGCACGCCGAGTTCCAGGGCGTGGCGCCGAGGGTGGTCAAGCTCATCGGCGTGGTGGCCGGCTCCATCGACTTCGGCTGCCGCCTCACCCCCGAGGTGCGGGCGGCCCTGCCGGCCGCGGTGGAGCAGGTGCGGCTGGAGCTCCTGGCGCTGGGCGTGCCGGTGGCGCCGCGGGTGCCGCCGCTCGAGGCCGACCTGTGGTGGGAGAAGCCGCAGCACACCTAG
- the hypB gene encoding hydrogenase nickel incorporation protein HypB: MCTTCGCGDSELVPVELHEKILAGNDRAARHNREHFLEAGVLALNLMGSPGAGKTAVLEATARAAAGKGWRLGAVSADLATDNDAVRLEKAGIPSKAITTGQACHLDAELVHRSLHGVAWQKTDVFFIENVGNLVCPAIYDLGQAANVVVLSVTEGEDKPLKYPTMFLAADLVLISKCDLIPHLDFDMASLEDALARVMPRPQVLKVSARTGEGMDAWVAWLAARRLEHGLVGKVAGLAAHVHPAAQPHGHGHGPGGHSHG; this comes from the coding sequence ATGTGCACGACCTGTGGCTGCGGCGACTCCGAGCTGGTCCCGGTGGAGCTGCACGAGAAGATCCTGGCCGGCAACGACCGCGCCGCCCGGCACAACCGCGAGCACTTCCTGGAGGCGGGGGTGCTGGCCCTCAACCTGATGGGCTCGCCCGGCGCCGGCAAGACCGCGGTGCTGGAGGCCACCGCCCGCGCCGCCGCCGGCAAGGGCTGGCGGCTGGGCGCGGTCTCGGCCGACCTGGCCACCGACAACGACGCCGTGCGGCTCGAGAAGGCCGGCATCCCCTCCAAGGCCATCACCACCGGGCAGGCCTGCCACCTGGACGCCGAGCTGGTGCACCGCTCGCTGCACGGGGTGGCCTGGCAGAAGACCGACGTCTTCTTCATCGAGAACGTGGGCAACCTGGTCTGCCCGGCCATCTACGACCTGGGGCAGGCCGCCAACGTGGTGGTCCTCTCGGTGACCGAGGGCGAGGACAAGCCGCTCAAGTACCCCACCATGTTCCTGGCCGCCGACCTGGTGCTGATCTCGAAGTGCGACCTCATCCCGCACCTCGACTTCGACATGGCCTCGCTGGAGGACGCGCTGGCCCGGGTCATGCCGAGGCCCCAGGTGCTGAAGGTCTCGGCCCGCACCGGCGAGGGGATGGACGCCTGGGTGGCCTGGCTGGCGGCCAGGCGGCTGGAGCACGGCCTGGTCGGCAAGGTGGCCGGGCTGGCGGCCCACGTCCACCCGGCGGCCCAGCCGCACGGCCACGGACACGGCCCGGGCGGCCACTCCCACGGCTAG
- a CDS encoding MerR family transcriptional regulator → MKPLRYPIRAVSKLTGVSVDTLRAWERRYAVVEPERDERGRLYSEADVERLKLLRQAVDQGHAIGRVAALTTDELRALLSRGPDSVPYDGPVPTGPSDLSVLQGAVERFDAPALRRELSRLAAILPARTLARDVALPLLTLVGEGWHEGRYTVAQEHLVTAELRSLIGALARLHAVPDNAPRLMLATPAGETHELGTLVAALVASGSGFATFYLGASVPSADVVNAARRVGPRAVVLGFTGAEESARATVHQALADIVRGLPAATECWVGGAGVGGAGAALAGTRALMLADLDAYEQHLGRLKGRELQRPAEARPTA, encoded by the coding sequence ATGAAGCCCCTTCGCTACCCGATCCGCGCCGTGTCCAAGCTGACCGGCGTCTCGGTGGACACCCTCCGGGCCTGGGAGCGCCGCTACGCGGTGGTGGAGCCCGAGCGCGACGAGCGCGGCCGGCTCTACTCGGAGGCCGACGTCGAGCGGCTCAAGCTGCTCCGGCAGGCGGTGGACCAGGGCCACGCCATCGGGCGCGTGGCGGCGCTCACCACCGACGAGCTGCGCGCCCTGCTGAGCCGCGGCCCCGACTCGGTGCCCTACGACGGCCCCGTCCCGACCGGCCCCTCCGATCTCTCGGTCCTGCAGGGGGCGGTGGAGCGCTTCGACGCCCCGGCGCTGCGGCGGGAGCTGAGCCGGCTGGCGGCCATCCTGCCGGCGCGCACCCTGGCGCGCGACGTGGCGCTGCCGCTCCTCACGCTGGTCGGGGAGGGCTGGCACGAGGGGCGCTACACGGTGGCGCAGGAGCACCTGGTGACCGCCGAGCTGCGCAGCCTGATCGGCGCGCTGGCCCGCCTGCACGCCGTGCCGGACAACGCCCCGCGGCTCATGCTGGCCACGCCGGCGGGCGAGACGCACGAGCTCGGCACGCTGGTGGCCGCGCTGGTGGCCAGCGGCAGCGGCTTCGCCACCTTCTACCTGGGCGCCTCGGTGCCCTCGGCCGACGTGGTCAACGCGGCCCGCCGGGTCGGGCCGCGGGCGGTGGTGCTCGGCTTCACCGGCGCCGAGGAGTCGGCCCGGGCCACGGTCCACCAGGCGCTGGCCGACATCGTGCGCGGGCTGCCGGCGGCCACCGAGTGCTGGGTCGGCGGGGCCGGGGTCGGCGGGGCGGGCGCGGCGCTGGCCGGCACGCGCGCGCTCATGCTGGCCGACCTGGACGCCTACGAGCAGCACCTCGGCCGGCTCAAGGGGCGCGAGCTGCAGCGCCCCGCCGAGGCCCGCCCGACCGCCTGA
- the hypD gene encoding hydrogenase formation protein HypD: protein MAKDLTQELKFRDPAKARALAAAMQRNLDALGREVSVMHVCGSHEQAIARFGLRAVLPPQLKLIMGPGCPVCVTDGPEVDEAVALAQGGAHVCTYGDMLRLPGTSRSLADAQADGARVHVVYSVAQAVDVARAHPADQVVFMASGFETTAVATAAIALTDLPRNFSILSVHKYVPAAMEVVSRSKESNIEGFIAAGHAAIITGSAIFEPFAARTGSPVVVAGFEPLDILAAIVKLTELILERRPEVFNAYPRCVTRAGNLPAQKVLWRVFEPRAGKWRGIAEVPDGNLDLRPEFARLDARQRLGLSLDTSAVRDEAAAGLERECICGPIMMGLASPHDCALFGKACVPEAPVGACMVSSEGTCRIWHTYGGAPDLRQVEGRPAGQG from the coding sequence ATGGCGAAGGACCTCACCCAGGAGCTGAAGTTCCGCGACCCGGCCAAGGCGCGGGCCCTGGCCGCCGCCATGCAGCGGAACCTCGACGCCCTGGGGCGCGAGGTGTCGGTGATGCACGTGTGCGGCAGCCACGAGCAGGCCATCGCCCGCTTCGGCCTGCGGGCCGTGCTGCCGCCGCAGCTCAAGCTGATCATGGGCCCCGGCTGCCCGGTCTGCGTCACCGACGGCCCCGAGGTGGACGAGGCGGTGGCGCTGGCCCAGGGCGGCGCCCACGTCTGCACCTACGGCGACATGCTGCGCCTGCCCGGCACCTCCCGCAGCCTGGCCGACGCCCAGGCCGACGGCGCCCGGGTGCACGTGGTCTACTCGGTGGCCCAGGCGGTGGACGTGGCCCGCGCCCACCCGGCCGACCAGGTGGTCTTCATGGCCTCCGGCTTCGAGACCACCGCGGTGGCCACCGCCGCCATCGCCCTGACCGACCTGCCGCGCAACTTCTCCATCCTGTCGGTGCACAAGTACGTGCCGGCCGCCATGGAGGTGGTGTCCCGCTCGAAGGAGTCGAACATCGAGGGGTTCATCGCCGCCGGCCACGCCGCCATCATCACCGGCTCGGCCATCTTCGAGCCCTTCGCGGCCCGCACCGGCTCGCCGGTGGTGGTGGCCGGCTTCGAGCCGCTCGACATCCTGGCGGCCATCGTCAAGCTGACCGAGCTGATCCTGGAGCGGCGGCCGGAGGTCTTCAACGCCTACCCGCGCTGCGTCACCCGGGCCGGCAACCTGCCGGCCCAGAAGGTGCTCTGGAGGGTCTTCGAGCCGCGCGCCGGGAAGTGGCGGGGCATCGCCGAGGTGCCCGACGGCAACCTCGACCTGCGGCCGGAGTTCGCCAGGCTGGACGCCCGGCAGCGGCTCGGCCTCAGCCTGGACACCAGCGCGGTGCGCGACGAGGCGGCCGCCGGCCTGGAGCGCGAGTGCATCTGCGGGCCCATCATGATGGGCCTGGCCTCGCCGCACGACTGCGCCCTCTTCGGCAAGGCCTGCGTGCCCGAGGCGCCGGTGGGCGCCTGCATGGTCTCCTCCGAGGGGACCTGCCGCATCTGGCACACCTACGGCGGCGCCCCCGACCTGCGGCAGGTGGAAGGCCGCCCCGCCGGCCAGGGCTAG
- a CDS encoding HypC/HybG/HupF family hydrogenase formation chaperone produces the protein MCLGVPGKVLAIEGLSATVDFFGVKKELRLDIVDEPVAVGDYVLNHVGFAIRRIPPDEVQETLALFEQILDVTGARQDLMAMDVQGEIAAGAKAKA, from the coding sequence ATGTGCCTCGGAGTTCCCGGCAAGGTCCTGGCCATCGAGGGCCTCAGCGCCACCGTCGACTTCTTCGGCGTCAAGAAGGAGCTGCGGCTCGACATCGTGGACGAGCCGGTGGCGGTGGGCGACTACGTGCTCAACCACGTGGGCTTCGCCATCCGCCGCATCCCGCCCGACGAGGTGCAGGAGACGCTGGCGCTCTTCGAGCAGATCCTCGACGTGACCGGCGCCCGCCAGGACCTCATGGCCATGGACGTGCAGGGCGAGATCGCCGCCGGCGCCAAGGCCAAGGCCTGA
- the hypE gene encoding hydrogenase expression/formation protein HypE: protein MEKPVQKIGLKHGSGGRAMRQLIEDVFLELASPVDGVGLSALDDGAAIRVGDQWLVITTDSHVVHPIVFPGGDIGRLSVSGTVNDLAMMGATEPLALTCAVILEEGFPRADLERIRDSLKATALEAGAPFVTGDTKVMGKGELDGIVLNTTGVALTRRVVTDAGLRPGDLLIVTGQVGDHGMAIMAKRHDLGLQGDLRSDVAPINGLIRAALAAGGDDVVAMKDPTRGGVSGSLHEMAAKGRVGIVLTEQAVPVRDEVRAACDMLGIDPLLVANEGKAVIGVRAASAQKVLAALRAHPLGRDAAVFAHAMAERPGAVILDTGLGRRLLSEPEGELLPRIC from the coding sequence ATGGAGAAGCCCGTTCAGAAGATCGGCCTGAAGCACGGCTCGGGTGGGCGCGCCATGCGCCAGCTCATCGAGGACGTCTTCCTGGAGCTGGCCTCGCCGGTGGACGGCGTCGGCCTGAGCGCCCTCGACGACGGGGCCGCCATCCGGGTGGGCGACCAGTGGCTGGTCATCACCACCGACTCGCACGTGGTCCACCCCATCGTCTTCCCGGGCGGCGACATCGGGCGCCTCAGCGTCTCCGGCACGGTCAACGACCTGGCCATGATGGGCGCCACCGAGCCGCTGGCGCTGACCTGCGCCGTCATCCTGGAGGAGGGCTTCCCGCGGGCCGACCTGGAGCGCATCCGCGACTCGCTCAAGGCCACCGCGCTGGAGGCCGGCGCGCCGTTCGTCACCGGCGACACCAAGGTGATGGGCAAGGGCGAGCTGGACGGCATCGTCCTCAACACCACCGGCGTGGCGCTGACCAGGCGGGTGGTGACCGACGCCGGCCTGCGGCCCGGCGACCTGCTCATCGTCACCGGCCAGGTGGGCGACCACGGCATGGCCATCATGGCGAAGCGCCACGACCTGGGCCTGCAGGGCGACCTGCGCTCCGACGTGGCGCCCATCAACGGCCTGATCCGCGCCGCGCTGGCGGCCGGCGGCGACGACGTGGTGGCCATGAAGGACCCGACCCGCGGCGGCGTCTCCGGCTCGCTGCACGAGATGGCCGCCAAGGGCCGGGTGGGCATCGTCCTCACCGAGCAGGCCGTGCCGGTGCGCGACGAGGTGCGGGCCGCCTGCGACATGCTGGGCATCGACCCCCTGCTGGTGGCCAACGAGGGCAAGGCGGTCATCGGCGTGCGCGCCGCCTCGGCGCAGAAGGTGCTGGCGGCGCTCAGGGCCCACCCGCTGGGCCGCGACGCCGCCGTCTTCGCCCACGCCATGGCCGAGCGGCCCGGCGCGGTCATCCTCGACACCGGCCTGGGCCGGCGCCTCCTCTCCGAGCCGGAGGGGGAGCTGCTGCCGCGGATCTGCTGA